One Catenulispora sp. MAP5-51 DNA window includes the following coding sequences:
- a CDS encoding transposase gives MLENLRWVFTAPSFATFTALVPGLVASTGAGTVTGMLTAAGLACSWPHDRAHTFLSRAAWSPDTLGMYLSRLIIRTLLHADAALTAAIDDTLFKKRGKKVFGAAWQHDGAARGDKPVGYGICFVVLGIIVELPFLTRPKCLPAAARLWRPKTGVSKVDIAAALVELLAGWDRDRTMHVVADAAYHGPALRHSPTQITFTTRLPANAVLFDLAPPPTGKRGQPKAQAPAWALPPTWPRPRSSPPRRSDVKAAPTRSASPRSDACGTARSIPRPSA, from the coding sequence GTGCTGGAGAACTTGCGGTGGGTGTTCACTGCGCCGAGCTTTGCCACCTTCACCGCGTTGGTGCCGGGGCTGGTCGCGAGCACCGGGGCCGGGACGGTGACCGGGATGCTGACCGCCGCGGGGCTGGCATGCTCATGGCCACACGACCGGGCGCACACGTTTTTGTCCCGCGCAGCCTGGAGCCCCGACACGCTGGGGATGTACCTCTCCCGGCTGATCATTAGAACGCTGCTGCACGCCGATGCGGCGCTGACCGCCGCCATCGACGACACCCTGTTCAAGAAGCGGGGGAAGAAGGTGTTCGGCGCGGCCTGGCAGCACGACGGCGCCGCGCGCGGGGACAAGCCGGTCGGGTACGGGATCTGTTTCGTGGTGCTGGGGATCATCGTCGAACTGCCGTTCCTCACCCGGCCGAAATGCCTGCCGGCGGCCGCGCGGCTATGGCGGCCCAAGACCGGCGTGTCGAAGGTGGACATCGCCGCCGCCCTGGTCGAACTGCTGGCCGGATGGGACCGCGACCGCACGATGCACGTCGTGGCCGATGCCGCCTACCACGGCCCGGCGCTACGCCATTCGCCTACCCAGATCACCTTCACCACCAGGCTCCCGGCCAACGCCGTACTGTTCGACCTCGCGCCGCCTCCGACCGGCAAGCGCGGCCAGCCGAAAGCTCAAGCACCCGCCTGGGCACTCCCGCCGACCTGGCCAAGACCACGAAGTTCACCACCGCGCAGGTCAGACGTTAAGGCTGCACCGACACGGTCTGCATCGCCGAGATCAGATGCCTGTGGTACGGCTCGTTCCATACCCAGACCGTCCGCGTGA
- a CDS encoding SMI1/KNR4 family protein, with product MPMPDSLTRLVALMSPPERAASTDWDEMARTWGTRFPADFRGFIDTYGPGTICGFLFVGRCFGPPSLEDCIDVEAGDRPFPEPGGLLAWGGTVTGDACYFKTAENPEDWRVVIWRRHHAFTEPTSREYPYGLVELLLRIFDAELPRQPFSGDDLWGRQHSPTFEPDELFPR from the coding sequence ATGCCTATGCCGGACTCCCTCACGCGTCTTGTCGCACTGATGTCGCCACCGGAACGGGCCGCGTCCACCGACTGGGACGAAATGGCGCGAACGTGGGGAACCCGATTCCCGGCGGACTTCAGGGGCTTCATCGATACCTACGGCCCCGGCACCATCTGCGGTTTCCTGTTTGTCGGTCGGTGCTTCGGTCCCCCGAGCCTTGAGGACTGCATCGACGTCGAGGCCGGCGATCGTCCGTTTCCCGAGCCGGGCGGCCTTCTCGCTTGGGGCGGTACCGTCACCGGCGACGCATGCTACTTCAAAACGGCTGAGAACCCCGAGGACTGGCGGGTCGTCATCTGGCGCCGTCATCATGCGTTCACGGAGCCGACATCCCGGGAGTATCCATACGGGCTGGTGGAGCTCCTGCTTCGGATATTCGACGCAGAGCTTCCTCGCCAGCCATTCAGCGGTGACGATCTTTGGGGACGTCAGCACAGCCCCACATTCGAACCCGACGAACTCTTTCCTCGCTGA
- a CDS encoding AAA family ATPase, which yields MAIFLVTGIQAAGKSTVAQLLAEQLEKSMHVRGDLFRRMVVNGRVEMGPSDPPAEAVRQLRLRYALAAQVADGYADAGFNVVLQDIVLGAYLTDMVTAIRTRPCYVVVLAPSAAVVQERDEARRAARGKVAYRPGDEGVAELDAYLRRETPRIGLWLDTSELTVEQTVEEILARAPGEAAV from the coding sequence GTGGCAATCTTCCTGGTGACTGGCATCCAAGCGGCGGGCAAGTCCACGGTCGCACAGTTGCTTGCCGAGCAGCTGGAGAAGTCCATGCACGTGCGTGGTGACCTGTTCCGGCGGATGGTGGTCAACGGCCGCGTGGAGATGGGACCTTCTGATCCGCCGGCTGAAGCGGTTCGCCAACTTCGCCTCCGCTACGCGCTCGCAGCTCAGGTCGCCGATGGATATGCCGACGCTGGTTTCAACGTGGTGCTGCAGGACATCGTGCTCGGCGCCTACCTGACTGACATGGTCACAGCGATCCGGACCCGGCCGTGCTACGTCGTGGTCCTCGCACCGAGTGCTGCTGTGGTGCAGGAGCGCGACGAGGCTCGCCGAGCGGCGCGAGGGAAGGTCGCTTACAGGCCGGGCGACGAAGGCGTGGCCGAGCTCGATGCGTACCTCCGTCGGGAGACGCCGCGCATCGGCCTGTGGCTGGATACCTCGGAACTGACGGTCGAACAGACCGTCGAGGAGATCCTTGCCAGGGCCCCTGGCGAAGCCGCAGTCTGA
- a CDS encoding tetratricopeptide repeat protein has product MTAHGQADVPDVARGRMLRALRELGARASVVRRVSGLSLIAVLCASAVAPVALVGQTIGPAIAAWLATAGSIGSNVLADVIISTVSQRSQEGVGEPADLELAVAIELEARMAGGGPEAATLRDAVAHILSERGAQQVLLETLAEGDVDLQIAVAESVALLGGRFDEFAGLLDGVRNGIRDLQRATVIQHAENQAQAEHRSQVQGSLDQILVLLGNRHLPPDATGVAFKSLPPDTAAFTGREAEIDEIAAHVAASAAGGRLVSIHAIDGMPGVGKTALAVHVAHLLADRFPDGQLFVDLHSHTAGRAPADPAATLAGFLTSDGLDPLQLPTGLEELTSLWRARMAGRRVLLVLDNAACSAQVVPLMPAGEGSLVLITSRRHLGDLPYPVTEVFLDALPLQDAVAMFLRLAPRGEGDEEQVAHLVTLAGCLPLAISLLARVYTRHRAWSVSELIEETRVRLLNLGAEQHTVEAAFDLSYLALTRTRRRFLRLLALHPGSDLDAYAAAALTGTGLAQARAHLDGLHGDNLVTEPGYRRYGLHDLIRFYARSHSKTSDPDEQREAALDRLLHFYAHTAKAARAASLAISRPSQPTPNQPPPAEAPNLADHLAARAWLRAERPNVQAAFAHAHAHGLDEHTISLAAGLSEIWFSEGAWPSDIEIHRAAADAAARLDQPDARAAALTTLGHVCYLTGDYPEAADAGARALELSEQTSNRQGEATALSLLGRVWHATGDTLKAAHALERAMQIHHQIGSPHGVAAALDGLGHVRLSNDDYPGATEAFTQALEIVRQLGFTVGEADLLNDLGRVRFLTGDLPGALHIQERALEIYRQTGHRGNESYALNDYAATIAATGNRTHALALYQQALAMNRELNKPDDVACSLEGIAEHHLATGNPAQGTMYLREAFVIYERLGLRLDIERVKVRLAAISARAGG; this is encoded by the coding sequence ATGACTGCACATGGACAGGCGGACGTGCCCGATGTTGCACGTGGGCGGATGCTTCGTGCGCTGCGAGAGTTAGGGGCGCGTGCCAGCGTAGTGCGGCGCGTCTCGGGCCTGTCGCTCATCGCGGTGTTGTGCGCCAGCGCAGTCGCCCCGGTGGCGTTGGTGGGCCAAACAATCGGTCCGGCAATTGCCGCATGGTTGGCCACCGCCGGGTCCATAGGTTCAAACGTGCTGGCCGATGTGATCATCAGCACCGTCAGTCAGCGGTCGCAGGAAGGCGTCGGGGAACCGGCAGACCTGGAACTGGCCGTGGCGATCGAGCTCGAGGCGCGGATGGCCGGGGGCGGGCCGGAGGCGGCCACGTTGCGTGACGCGGTAGCCCACATATTGAGCGAGCGTGGGGCGCAGCAGGTGCTGTTGGAAACGTTGGCCGAAGGTGACGTGGACCTGCAGATCGCGGTCGCTGAGAGCGTGGCGTTGCTGGGTGGGCGGTTCGACGAGTTCGCGGGACTGCTCGACGGAGTGCGAAACGGGATTCGCGACCTGCAACGGGCTACGGTTATCCAGCACGCAGAGAACCAGGCGCAAGCAGAGCACCGCAGCCAAGTGCAGGGTTCGTTGGACCAGATATTGGTGCTTCTGGGGAACCGGCACTTGCCGCCCGACGCTACGGGCGTAGCCTTCAAATCGCTTCCACCGGATACGGCCGCGTTCACCGGCCGTGAAGCCGAGATCGATGAAATCGCTGCGCACGTGGCGGCTTCGGCAGCAGGCGGCAGGTTGGTGTCGATTCATGCGATCGACGGGATGCCGGGAGTGGGCAAGACCGCACTGGCCGTACACGTCGCCCACCTGTTGGCTGACCGATTCCCGGATGGGCAGCTATTCGTCGACCTACATTCGCACACTGCCGGCCGGGCGCCGGCCGATCCGGCCGCCACTCTCGCGGGATTCCTGACCAGCGACGGCCTGGACCCACTGCAACTGCCCACCGGCTTGGAGGAACTCACGTCGCTCTGGCGTGCCCGGATGGCCGGTCGGCGAGTGCTGCTGGTGTTGGACAACGCCGCTTGCAGCGCCCAGGTTGTCCCACTGATGCCTGCCGGCGAGGGCAGTCTGGTACTGATTACCAGCCGCCGGCACCTCGGCGACCTGCCCTATCCCGTGACGGAGGTCTTTCTGGACGCCTTGCCGCTCCAAGATGCGGTGGCGATGTTCCTTCGTCTTGCCCCGCGTGGAGAAGGCGACGAGGAACAGGTGGCCCATTTGGTCACCCTGGCCGGATGCCTGCCGCTGGCGATCAGCTTGCTCGCACGCGTCTACACCAGGCATCGAGCGTGGTCCGTGAGCGAGCTGATCGAGGAGACCCGAGTCCGGCTCTTGAATCTCGGTGCGGAACAGCACACCGTCGAAGCGGCATTCGACCTGTCCTACCTGGCGCTAACTCGGACCCGGCGGCGCTTTCTTCGTCTTCTGGCCCTGCACCCGGGTAGCGATCTGGACGCTTACGCCGCGGCAGCCCTCACAGGAACCGGCCTTGCCCAGGCCCGGGCACACCTGGATGGGCTGCATGGCGACAACCTGGTGACCGAACCCGGCTACCGCCGCTACGGCTTGCACGATCTGATCCGCTTCTACGCTCGCTCCCATTCCAAGACCAGCGATCCCGATGAACAACGCGAGGCAGCCCTCGACCGGCTACTGCACTTCTACGCCCACACTGCCAAAGCGGCTCGGGCCGCGTCCCTAGCCATCTCGCGCCCGTCACAACCCACACCGAACCAGCCGCCGCCAGCGGAGGCCCCCAACCTCGCGGACCATCTTGCTGCCCGAGCCTGGCTACGCGCCGAACGCCCCAACGTCCAAGCCGCCTTCGCCCACGCTCACGCCCATGGCCTCGACGAGCACACGATCTCTCTGGCAGCAGGACTCTCCGAAATCTGGTTCTCCGAAGGCGCCTGGCCGAGTGACATCGAGATCCACCGAGCCGCCGCCGATGCGGCCGCACGTCTCGACCAACCCGATGCACGCGCCGCCGCACTGACCACCCTCGGGCACGTGTGCTATTTGACCGGGGACTACCCAGAAGCCGCAGATGCTGGAGCGCGGGCACTTGAACTCTCCGAACAGACCAGCAACCGCCAGGGCGAAGCCACCGCGTTGTCCCTACTTGGGCGTGTGTGGCATGCGACCGGAGACACTCTAAAAGCTGCGCACGCCCTGGAGCGGGCCATGCAGATCCACCATCAGATTGGCAGCCCTCATGGAGTTGCTGCGGCTTTGGACGGCCTAGGGCATGTCCGGCTTTCGAACGATGACTATCCGGGCGCTACAGAAGCCTTCACCCAGGCTCTAGAGATCGTACGTCAGCTCGGTTTCACGGTCGGCGAGGCCGACCTCCTTAATGATCTGGGGCGAGTGCGATTCCTGACTGGAGATCTCCCGGGAGCCTTACACATTCAGGAACGAGCCCTAGAGATCTACCGCCAGACCGGCCACCGCGGTAACGAGTCCTATGCCTTGAACGATTACGCCGCGACGATTGCCGCCACTGGCAATCGCACCCACGCACTCGCCCTCTACCAACAGGCCCTGGCCATGAACCGCGAACTGAACAAGCCCGACGACGTAGCCTGCTCCCTCGAAGGCATCGCGGAACACCATCTCGCCACGGGTAACCCCGCCCAAGGCACCATGTACCTACGCGAAGCCTTTGTGATCTACGAACGGCTCGGCCTGCGCCTCGACATTGAACGAGTGAAGGTTCGCCTTGCAGCCATCAGTGCTCGAGCGGGTGGTTGA
- a CDS encoding DUF2637 domain-containing protein, which produces MSHQNTVWPVRAIAPAPPAPAPAPDAPLLPAWLAYGLLALPACLLFALACASAWLSYQAQVVYVLAHNGDLAAEARVWALLLDAGTAGISLLRLHEALHRRANTASKVSLLGCTAASVVMNLLHTPSHSPGGYLVAAVPPVMYAVFLEHLLTNLRNVLVREEAQHSMWRRSALWINFPVLMWSRHRDQLRQEAGGVSERFASKTEEQAHQAHSPLAKAPAQAFRRGRGPGRKRIAFEAALRDQIQSGDLRLFSQNERERNAAAYQAAASLPAPLSRGAARRYVVQALPRLNQGTAP; this is translated from the coding sequence ATGTCTCACCAGAATACGGTCTGGCCTGTACGCGCGATCGCACCGGCGCCCCCAGCGCCGGCACCCGCACCCGACGCCCCGCTCTTGCCGGCTTGGCTCGCCTACGGTCTCCTCGCCCTGCCCGCCTGCCTGCTTTTCGCACTCGCGTGCGCTTCCGCGTGGCTGTCGTACCAGGCGCAGGTGGTGTACGTCCTGGCCCACAACGGCGACCTCGCGGCGGAGGCGAGAGTCTGGGCCCTGCTCCTTGACGCCGGCACGGCCGGCATCTCCCTTCTCCGGCTCCACGAGGCCCTGCACCGCCGCGCCAATACCGCTTCCAAGGTCTCCCTCCTCGGATGCACCGCGGCGAGCGTGGTCATGAACCTGCTCCACACGCCCTCTCACTCGCCCGGCGGCTACCTCGTCGCGGCGGTACCACCGGTGATGTACGCGGTGTTCCTGGAGCACCTGCTCACCAACCTGCGCAACGTCCTGGTGCGGGAAGAAGCGCAGCACAGCATGTGGCGCAGGTCCGCCTTGTGGATCAACTTCCCGGTGCTCATGTGGAGCAGGCACCGTGACCAACTGCGCCAAGAAGCCGGCGGCGTGTCAGAACGCTTCGCGTCCAAGACTGAAGAACAAGCGCACCAGGCGCACAGCCCACTCGCCAAGGCGCCGGCGCAAGCGTTCCGCCGCGGTCGAGGACCCGGCCGGAAGCGCATCGCCTTCGAAGCAGCACTGAGGGACCAAATCCAGTCCGGCGATCTGCGCCTGTTCTCGCAGAACGAGCGCGAGCGGAACGCAGCCGCATATCAGGCTGCCGCATCGCTTCCTGCGCCGCTCTCTCGCGGCGCGGCTCGGCGTTACGTGGTGCAGGCGCTTCCTCGCTTGAATCAAGGAACCGCGCCGTGA
- a CDS encoding DUF6193 family natural product biosynthesis protein, producing MNFWERGVLMAKGTTTSLDAAATATGAWQAGTNLEGLRSACPFIEYGPLAEAHERGDAAEAKWTIYRHTSASHVDHELIEAAYAEPRLRALFPFHSHRSLNFSRCTGFPYTHDVPVITPANGGYLVTWWKTRSPHGPAGIGEADNPDDAVAMVVARLPNDCGPAVVGTVDDFDKTDST from the coding sequence ATGAACTTCTGGGAGCGCGGCGTCCTGATGGCCAAAGGCACGACAACCAGCCTGGACGCCGCCGCTACCGCCACCGGGGCCTGGCAGGCTGGCACCAACCTGGAGGGTCTGCGGTCTGCATGCCCGTTTATCGAGTACGGCCCGCTCGCCGAAGCCCACGAGCGCGGCGACGCCGCCGAAGCCAAGTGGACAATCTACCGGCATACCTCGGCTTCGCACGTCGATCACGAGCTCATCGAGGCCGCCTATGCCGAGCCACGGCTGCGAGCGCTGTTCCCCTTCCACAGCCACCGGTCGCTCAACTTCAGTCGCTGCACCGGATTCCCCTACACACACGACGTCCCTGTGATCACTCCCGCCAACGGCGGATACCTCGTCACCTGGTGGAAGACCCGCTCGCCACATGGGCCGGCGGGTATCGGAGAAGCCGACAACCCGGACGACGCGGTCGCCATGGTCGTCGCTCGCCTTCCCAACGACTGTGGGCCGGCGGTGGTCGGCACCGTCGACGACTTTGACAAGACAGACTCCACATAA
- a CDS encoding tyrosine-type recombinase/integrase, translating to MLLRFYTADGRFPRGRAELPDEVVEHVASQVGVPPRNIAALVGPNPRVIADDVWAKLLWAGLNLGSSEYPTNTYGLCYPMELIRAVTLNWLFSGLRSDEVARLRVGCIRSQHDGAPIAADARDVLAADAVCLLDVPTHKTGTAFTKPVDPLLGQAIEAWAAVRPQQPAMLDRKTGDHVDLLFAHRAKRMAKTYINTAVIPSLCRKAGVPTADVRGNITSHRARSTIVTQLYNAKEPMTLFELQAWLGHSSADATQHYAKITPNTLSKAYRDAGYFERNVRTIEVLVDRDAVENGAAAAGEPWQYYDLGHGFCGYTFFEQCQHRMACAKCDFYIPRDSSKALLLEAKTNLQRMLAAVPLTDDERDAVDDGQATLDKLLDYLADVLTPAGPKPRHLGIPATATPVPSSKSGTATCHQNASTSRSLAGGFIFKGNHDIWA from the coding sequence TTGCTGCTGAGGTTCTATACCGCCGACGGCCGTTTCCCTCGGGGCCGGGCGGAGCTGCCCGACGAGGTGGTGGAGCACGTCGCCAGCCAGGTCGGGGTTCCGCCCAGGAACATTGCCGCCCTCGTCGGTCCGAACCCGCGCGTCATCGCCGACGACGTGTGGGCCAAGCTGCTGTGGGCCGGGCTCAACCTGGGGTCCTCGGAATACCCGACCAACACCTACGGTCTGTGCTACCCGATGGAGCTCATCCGCGCGGTCACCCTCAACTGGCTGTTCAGCGGGCTGCGCTCCGATGAGGTCGCCAGGTTGCGGGTCGGCTGCATCCGATCGCAGCACGACGGAGCCCCGATCGCCGCGGACGCCCGCGACGTGCTGGCCGCCGATGCCGTCTGTCTGCTCGACGTCCCCACGCACAAGACCGGGACCGCCTTCACCAAGCCGGTCGACCCGCTGCTCGGTCAGGCGATCGAGGCCTGGGCGGCGGTCCGCCCTCAGCAGCCGGCGATGCTGGACCGCAAGACCGGCGATCACGTCGACCTGCTGTTCGCCCACCGCGCCAAACGCATGGCCAAGACCTACATCAACACCGCCGTCATCCCCTCGCTGTGCCGCAAGGCCGGCGTCCCGACGGCCGACGTCCGGGGCAACATCACCAGCCACCGGGCCCGTTCGACGATCGTCACCCAGCTCTACAACGCCAAGGAGCCGATGACGCTGTTCGAGCTGCAGGCATGGCTCGGCCACAGCTCGGCGGACGCCACCCAGCACTACGCCAAGATCACGCCGAACACGCTGTCCAAGGCCTACCGGGATGCCGGCTACTTCGAGCGCAATGTCCGCACCATCGAGGTCCTGGTCGACCGGGACGCCGTCGAGAACGGTGCGGCGGCCGCCGGGGAGCCGTGGCAGTACTACGACTTGGGCCACGGCTTCTGCGGGTACACGTTCTTCGAGCAGTGCCAACACCGGATGGCCTGCGCCAAGTGCGACTTCTATATCCCGAGGGACTCCTCCAAGGCGCTGCTGCTGGAGGCCAAGACCAACCTGCAGCGCATGCTCGCGGCCGTTCCGCTCACCGATGACGAACGCGATGCCGTCGACGACGGGCAGGCTACATTGGACAAGCTCCTCGACTACCTGGCCGACGTGCTCACCCCCGCCGGCCCGAAGCCCCGCCACCTCGGAATACCAGCGACCGCGACGCCGGTTCCCTCGTCGAAGTCCGGCACAGCAACCTGCCATCAGAATGCATCGACGAGCCGTTCGCTAGCGGGCGGCTTCATCTTCAAGGGGAATCATGACATCTGGGCCTGA
- a CDS encoding AAA family ATPase, with product MHVPRTNAFLGRDHERAEIDGLLGRARHGGGSVLVVRGEAGIGKTALMRYCARQASGFRVLEASGVESEMELPFAALHQLCGPFLDRIGALPGPQRQALEVAFGLAGGNPPDLFFLGLATLGLLAEAAAEQPLACLVDDAQWLDGASKQVLAFVGRRLNAEPMLLVIAVREDPDEQGFDGLPSLVLSGLTKDDARKLLTASVAGRLEDRVRDRLIAETSGNPLALLELAGGMSPADLAGGSVGHSPLSGRLHDHYLRRIAELPEPTRLFLALAAADPTADPALVWRAGRALGVGRDEAAMAEVEHLLTIDTLVRFRHPLVRSAAYSAADQAQRRAVHQALAETMDPRADPERLLSHRAAVAEAPDEEIAAELEEAAGRAEARGGRTAAAGFLQRSAALTGEPGRRADRTLAAALAYLQAGSMQKAAGLVAEAAADVRTDLQRALVARLQGQIGWASFPGPSAPVQLSRSAAQLEGLDADLAREAYLDAWGASLVAGRLADPEGVLPEVSRAALRSNPDPGTSAEPEALLLHGLATLIVDSLDAAGASLRRAVDGFMADPDPAWYQKGANLVSTAAVLLWDFEAWATLSGRWTEHARAAGALVPLVSALSVHELVTAWRGDLEAAAALRDEGDVLAEAVGTRMFPLGAVLLAAYRGRPDEAVPLLATVAAEAVERSEGISAQSAHWAEAVLYNGLGRYAEAVAAAERTVDETYLPQVTWWVLPELVEAAVRTGKRDLAESALRRLAENAYGSDWALGLTARCRALLADGAEAERWYQEAITLLDRTLLRPESARARLLYGEWLRREERLRDARDRIGEAHEAFTAMGAEGFAERARRELAASGVKLRRPSSPQASDLSAQEEHIARLARDGRTNPEIGAELFISARTVEWHLRNVYMKLGITSRKGLRETLSA from the coding sequence ATGCATGTACCTCGAACCAACGCCTTCCTGGGTCGGGACCATGAGCGTGCTGAGATAGACGGCCTGCTCGGTCGGGCGCGGCACGGTGGCGGGTCGGTTCTGGTGGTCCGGGGCGAGGCGGGGATCGGCAAGACGGCGCTGATGCGGTACTGCGCGCGTCAGGCGTCCGGGTTCCGGGTGTTGGAGGCGTCCGGTGTCGAGTCGGAGATGGAGTTGCCGTTCGCCGCGCTGCATCAGCTGTGCGGGCCGTTCCTGGACCGGATCGGTGCTCTGCCGGGGCCTCAGCGACAGGCGCTTGAGGTGGCGTTCGGGCTGGCCGGGGGAAATCCGCCCGACCTGTTCTTCCTTGGGCTGGCCACGTTGGGGCTGCTCGCCGAAGCCGCTGCCGAGCAGCCGTTGGCTTGTCTGGTCGATGACGCGCAGTGGCTTGACGGTGCGTCCAAGCAGGTCCTCGCGTTTGTCGGGCGTCGGCTGAACGCCGAGCCGATGCTGCTGGTGATCGCCGTGCGGGAGGATCCCGACGAGCAGGGCTTCGACGGGTTGCCGAGCCTGGTCTTGAGCGGGTTGACCAAGGACGACGCGCGGAAACTGTTGACGGCCTCGGTCGCGGGGCGGCTGGAGGACCGGGTTCGCGACCGGCTGATCGCCGAGACCAGCGGGAATCCGCTGGCGTTGCTGGAACTGGCCGGCGGGATGAGCCCGGCGGACCTGGCCGGCGGCTCGGTCGGACACAGCCCGCTATCTGGTCGGCTGCACGACCACTACCTGCGGCGGATCGCCGAGTTGCCCGAGCCGACCCGGCTGTTCCTGGCGCTTGCCGCAGCCGATCCGACTGCCGACCCCGCGCTGGTGTGGCGCGCGGGACGGGCCCTGGGGGTGGGGCGGGACGAGGCGGCCATGGCTGAGGTGGAGCACCTGCTCACGATCGACACCCTGGTCCGCTTCCGGCATCCCCTTGTGCGGTCCGCGGCTTACTCGGCGGCGGACCAGGCTCAGCGGCGCGCGGTGCATCAGGCGTTGGCCGAGACGATGGATCCGCGGGCTGATCCCGAACGCCTGTTGTCGCATCGTGCGGCCGTTGCCGAGGCGCCGGACGAGGAGATCGCCGCAGAGCTCGAAGAAGCCGCCGGGCGGGCCGAGGCCCGTGGCGGCCGGACGGCGGCGGCCGGGTTCCTGCAGCGGTCGGCGGCGCTCACCGGTGAGCCGGGGCGCAGGGCCGACCGGACGTTGGCGGCCGCTTTGGCATATCTGCAGGCCGGTTCGATGCAGAAGGCCGCCGGCCTGGTGGCTGAGGCGGCGGCGGACGTGCGGACGGATCTGCAGCGCGCGTTGGTGGCCCGGCTGCAGGGGCAGATCGGCTGGGCCTCGTTCCCCGGGCCGTCGGCTCCGGTCCAGTTGTCGCGGTCCGCGGCACAGCTCGAAGGGCTCGACGCGGACCTGGCTCGTGAGGCCTATCTCGACGCCTGGGGCGCCTCGCTGGTCGCCGGCCGGCTCGCCGATCCCGAAGGCGTGCTGCCCGAGGTGTCGCGGGCGGCGCTGCGGTCGAATCCGGACCCCGGGACCTCGGCCGAGCCGGAAGCGTTGCTGCTGCACGGTTTGGCGACTTTGATCGTCGACAGCCTGGACGCGGCGGGCGCGAGCCTGCGGCGCGCCGTCGACGGGTTCATGGCCGACCCCGATCCCGCCTGGTATCAGAAGGGAGCCAACCTGGTCTCCACCGCCGCCGTCCTGTTGTGGGATTTCGAAGCCTGGGCGACCTTGAGCGGCCGCTGGACTGAACACGCCCGGGCGGCGGGCGCGCTGGTCCCGTTGGTCAGTGCCCTGAGCGTCCACGAGTTGGTGACCGCCTGGCGCGGCGATCTCGAGGCGGCTGCTGCGCTTCGGGACGAGGGCGACGTGCTCGCGGAGGCTGTGGGGACCCGGATGTTCCCGCTGGGGGCCGTGCTGCTGGCTGCCTATCGAGGGCGGCCGGACGAGGCGGTGCCGCTGCTCGCCACGGTCGCCGCCGAGGCGGTCGAGCGCAGCGAGGGGATCTCGGCGCAGAGCGCGCATTGGGCCGAGGCGGTGTTGTACAACGGTTTGGGCCGGTACGCCGAGGCTGTCGCAGCAGCGGAACGGACCGTCGACGAGACGTACCTGCCCCAGGTGACCTGGTGGGTACTGCCCGAGTTGGTCGAAGCCGCGGTCCGGACCGGGAAGCGAGACCTCGCAGAGTCGGCCCTGCGGCGTCTTGCCGAGAACGCGTACGGCTCAGACTGGGCCCTGGGCCTGACGGCCCGGTGCCGGGCCCTGCTCGCTGACGGAGCCGAGGCGGAGCGCTGGTATCAGGAGGCGATCACATTGCTGGACCGGACGTTGTTGCGTCCCGAATCCGCACGCGCGCGGCTGCTGTACGGCGAGTGGCTGCGCCGGGAAGAGCGGCTCAGGGACGCCCGCGACCGAATCGGTGAAGCCCACGAGGCGTTCACCGCGATGGGCGCGGAAGGCTTTGCCGAACGGGCCCGCAGAGAACTGGCCGCCAGCGGTGTGAAGCTCCGCCGCCCGAGCTCCCCCCAAGCCAGCGACCTCAGCGCCCAGGAGGAGCACATCGCCCGCCTGGCGCGGGACGGCCGCACCAACCCGGAGATCGGCGCCGAGCTGTTCATCAGCGCCCGAACCGTCGAGTGGCACCTGCGGAACGTCTACATGAAGCTCGGCATCACGTCGCGGAAGGGGCTGCGGGAGACACTGTCGGCCTAG
- a CDS encoding N-acetyltransferase family protein, whose amino-acid sequence MDQYRMAAPDDARDVASLHADSWRRHYRGAYADSYLDGDILSDRVRVWSERLDAPGDNAVTMLVEDGAGLAGFAHLILDDDLRWGSLLDNLHVRRDRQRTGVGTGLLRRVGAAVAERAQNPAMYLWVQEQNQGAQRFYAAMGGTCVEKALIGPPGGVPGRLVGTPGKLRIAWPDGSVLAA is encoded by the coding sequence ATGGACCAGTACCGCATGGCAGCCCCCGACGATGCCCGGGACGTGGCGTCGCTGCACGCCGACAGCTGGCGCCGGCACTACCGCGGCGCCTACGCCGACTCCTACCTCGACGGCGACATCCTGAGCGATCGGGTGCGCGTCTGGTCCGAGCGGCTGGACGCGCCCGGCGACAACGCCGTCACCATGCTCGTGGAAGACGGAGCCGGCCTGGCGGGGTTCGCGCACCTGATCCTGGACGACGACCTCCGCTGGGGCTCCCTGCTCGACAACTTGCACGTCCGCCGCGACCGGCAGCGCACGGGGGTCGGCACCGGGCTGTTGCGCAGAGTCGGCGCCGCAGTGGCCGAACGTGCTCAGAACCCGGCGATGTACCTGTGGGTGCAGGAGCAGAACCAGGGCGCACAAAGGTTCTATGCCGCCATGGGGGGAACGTGCGTGGAGAAGGCGCTGATCGGTCCGCCCGGCGGCGTTCCGGGCCGGCTGGTCGGCACGCCGGGCAAACTACGCATCGCCTGGCCGGACGGCTCAGTCCTGGCCGCATGA